ATTTTTCCGCTTCCGTTCTGATGCGCTGAATAATTTTAATAAACTCCAGACTGAATTCTGATCTTGGTGGTAAATATTTCCCAAGCCTCCGGCTTCCCTGAGAAATTCCATAATACCGAAATTAGGGTTTTCGTCAAATTTCGGGTTTTCCTGTCATGCTTCTATCCCATTGTGCATAATACCCGTCCTACTTGATTCCCGTCCTGCTTCCAACTTATTATGTTTCCAACATAATATATTACTGATACGAAGTTTTGCAGAAAACTTCGTGCTGAAGAAACGTGGTGCTTCTAAAACGCCTAGCTTCTGAAACGTCGTGCTTCCAAAAATGTTGTGATCCCAAAACGTCTTTCTGATCAATCTATCACATTGGCTAATCATGGTCGAGTGGCATATTTGACTCATGGTTCACCCACGATCAATTTTTCGACTACCTCGTACTTCAAAGCTTCTCGATCGATCTTTATCGCCCGCGAGTCGACCACTACGTTGATGCTCGACCAATCATTTTTCTCAAAACTTGATGCGAGAAGACTTTTCCCATAGATTGGAGGACCTTGATGAAACAACTATGGCCAGACTTGGAATGCACTAGCACAACATCAATAACCTTCATAATAAGATGCATGTCAGTGAGGTTGATAAGGAGATAGTGAAAAATCAATGGACCATAGGAGATGAAGCCATAAGAAGCTTCATTGGTACATGGTTTCAGATGAGCAAGGAAGATGTAGACACTTGTTTCCCAACAAGTAGCCATCCACCTCCTTACTAGCAAACCTATTGCCAAAGTCAAGCTAAATGACTATAATAAAGTGTTGAGTGGGAGGTAGTCCACTAATAGGTAATTTTACTTAGTTTTATTTCGAAATTGTTACTTATTTTCGCATTTAATTTATTGGAGGTAAAAAAAAAACCCAAAAAGAAACCCGAGGAGATGATTTCCCAGTCTATCGACCGATGAGATCAGGTCGACATCGTTCGACATTACCACACCAGAATCGACCGACGAGCACTTACACACGTCCATCGATAATCAACATCAGCGAGCAGGTATATCGTTTTACTTTGTTACATTATGCACTTATGGTTTATTTTCCATCAAACTACGACTGGATAACACTGGGGACAGTGTAATCTAAATATGGGAGGAGATTTACTGATATTTAGTTTATTATAAGAGTTTTACAAAAAAAAATTCAAATAGTTGTATTGAGTCAAGAAGGGGATAATGAACTTTACATTTTCACTTATTATCTAACCACTCTCTAGCACCACTCTTAGATTTATTGATTACAGAGTGTATTAGAGATACCAAAGTGGATCACCTGCCCATTATCCACACTTGCTGAGAATGTTTGAAGGAACCAAAGCTGATCTCCAACCTAATTGAGCTTAATATGCTTGTCTTGCGGCTTGGTATACATTAGATCGGATTCTTCCTACAAGTCTGGAAGGTAAAAGTCTGTGTATTTCTGATTCCCTTCTCTCTCTCTCTTCGGCATCTCTAGATTAAAAGATGAAACGATTTCCTGCGGTTTAGAGGAGTAGGAGTGTCTCCTACGACCCCATTATTCTACTCTAATGGAATTATAAGAGTAGGAGTGTCTCCTGTGACCCCATTATTCGCCTACACTTTGTCAAATAAAAAAAGGAGAAAGATAAAAAAAAATCAAAAAGAAGGTGAATAAAGATGGACTGTATCATCATCATTGTTCATTGGAATTGAGATTGAGAGAAAAGAGAAAGAGGGAAGAAAGGGATCAGATAAGACTACCAGTGTGTTCAGAAACTTGCTTGAGTAAGAGTCCATTTGTCTTTTGATCGATACTCCCTATAAGATTAAGAGAATGAAATGATTTAGAGAAGATTAAGGAACAGAATGAGAGATTATGAAGAGATTAGACTAGAATCATGATTAAGAGAATATGAACTTAGAGAGATAAACTCAGAACTGTGTAATCTTTCATTAAGGACATGAGTTACAATATATAATGTGAGAACATAAGGGTTTTCAGATTCAAAGGGAAGCTAAAGCATGTGAAGTCAATATGGGAAGGATAAGCTCATTTGGACCGGCCAATTAGCTTCTCCACATGCGCGGAGCATCTAGCATCTTGGACCAAGATGCTCTTGCCTTTCCAGCTGTTCCAGCCTGTCAAGCCGCGCTCTTCCTTATCTCCCAACGGTCTGATCCATCAAGGTAAAACTTCTTCCCTTCTCATGAGTTACCCGGGTAACTCCTTTACCCTTGTCAAGGTTTTACCCATCCATATGTGTACGGATGGTACGGCCATGTACGGACAGTACGGACTGGCTGATGTAGAACCTCACCCAAACATTCCCATGCTTCAACTCATCTACTTAGCCTCAACTCCTCACTTGCTTCACACATATACTCAACCCATTTCAACACTCCCCCTCAAGCTTAGCTTTGTGAAAGCCTAAGCTTGGAAGCCATGAGACCTTCCTCATTAAAAACCTCACCAAGAAAAACCCATTGGGACAAAACCTTGATGAGGGAAAAAGAGTAAAGATCTCATGGGAAAGGGGATCAGCTCTTGGCTGAGAGATCAATGAGTCCCAATCTGATGTAAATGGACTCCATTGTCTTCATCCTTGCGGCTTTAGTAAACACATCAGCCAACTGATCTTCACTCCTTGTGTAGCATGGCAAGATCACTCCCACGACTATCATCTGCCTCACCTTGTGACAATCCACCTCAATGTGCTTGGTTCTCTCATGGAAGTCTGAGTTGGAGGCAATGCGAATTGCTGCTTGGTTATCACAATGCATTGTCATTGGTGTAGCTTGCTCAATCTCAATGTGCTTCAAGATCCCCTTGATCCATACTAACTCGTTGGTGAGCTTCAACATGGCTCTATACTCAGCTTCTGCACTAGAGCAAGAGACCACCTTTTGCTTCTTGCTCTTCCAAGTCACGAGGTTCCCTCCAATGAAGGTGCAGTAGCCGGTTCTAGATCTTCTGTCAGCTCTATCTCCAGCCCAATCTGCATCACAGTAGCCAACCACTTCTTATCTTTCAAAAGACCAAGTGTATATTTCCTTTGAGACATGAATAATCCTTCCTTGGATCTACAAATCTCAATTCCAAGAAAGTATTTCATCTCTCCCAAGTCTTTGATTTCAAACACAGATTTAAGATAGTCTTTGGTCTCTTGTACTCCAACTTTATCACTTCCAGTAATGATAATGTCATCAACATAGACCAAAAGACAGATGATACCTGATGGTGTAGTTAAGGTGAAGAGGGTATGATCCAATTCAGACTTCCGGAAGCCTCTACCATTCAAGGTTGTACTTAGCTTATGATACCGGGCTCTAGGAGACTGCTTCAGTCCATAGATGGCTTTCTTGAGTCTTAAAACGTTTCCTGGCTTCACCATACTCTCAAGACCCAGAGGAGGATGCCTATATACTTCATCTTCAAGTTCTCCTTGAAGAAATGCATTCTTCACATTCATCTGTCATAAGTCCCATCCAAGGTTGGTGGCAATGGACAAAATGATTCTGATGGTGTGAAGCTTAGCCACTAGTGCAAAAGTATCAATGTAATCTTCCCCATAGGTTTGAGTAAACCCTCTAGCCACAAGTCTTGTCTTCTTCCTATCAATTGTCCCATCAGGTAGATACTTGATTGTAAATATCCATTTACATGATACTGCCTTCTTCCCTTTAGGCAGCTCACTCTCATACCAGGTTCCATTCTTAATCATAGCATCAGCCTCATCCGCAACTGAGTCTCTCCACTCTTTATCTTTCATTTCCTCCTCATAGGTCCTTGGTATGTAGCTTGTATCCAAACTCATCATAAAAGCACAATGCTTGTTTGGGAACTCGGCAAATGAATATGTCTGTTCTTTCTCTTAGCCACACCATTTTGTTGTGGAGTGTAAGGGCAGCTAGTCTGATGAAGGATTCCGTGTAAGGCTAGATGTTGCTTGAAGGCATTGCTTGTGTATTCTCCACCATTATCTGATCTGAAAATCTTAAGCTTGGCATTATAATGGTTAGACACATAAGCTTGAAAGTTTTTAAATGCTTCAAGAACTCTATCCTTAGTTTTAATGAGAGTTATCCAGGTGTATTTGGATTTTTCATCAATGAATGTTACAAAGTACTTATAATTTTCCCTAGACAAGAAGGAGCAGTCCAAACATCGGAGCAGTCCAAACATCAGAATGCACAAGATCAAAGCATTTCTCATATATAGTAGTTGAATTTTTAAAGACTGTCTTACAATGTTTGCCCAAGATACATGCTTCAGATTCATTATTTTTAAACATGACACCTGGTAACATTAAGTTTAAAGCCCTAACATGTGAATGACCTGATCTAGCATGCCATAGTGCATCATTATTCAAACTAGAGATAGAACTAAATGAGCAACTTGAATTGGAAATGAGAGCTATGTCTTCTAGCATATAAAGCTCTCTTTTGGTAACTCCCTTGCCAGTCATCTTTCTTGTATCAATATCCTGAAACTTCACATAATTAGGACTAAAGATAACATTGCAATGTAAATCAGTAGTACATCTTTTAACAGATAATAAATTTGATGCGAATTCAGGCATATAAAAAGCTTTAGACTCTTTATCAAATAGATTTAGATTTCCTATTCCTTTAATTGCAATTCTATCACCATTAGCAATCATCACATTTCCACAAGAAGGTTCTATATCTTTAATGAGACTAGTGTCACTAATCATGTGATGAGATGCACCTGAATCTACAATGAAAGGTTTTATCACATTTTGAGCAGCAAATGTTCTAGGCAAATCATTCAAGCTGTTTAGAAATCTAGATGCATCATTAATCTCACTGTTATGACTTAGATAACCATGAGTCCTATCTATGTAAGATGCAGCAAGAGAGTATCCTAGAGGAGTGTTTATACAGTTACCATTCTCCTTGAGAGCTTTGATAAGGGCATCAATGTCTGATCTCCTTATCATCTCACCATCAGTGCTCTTCCCCAGAGTGTGCTGAGTTGTTAAGGCCTTCTCTTCACCTTCTCGCATTGTCTGTCCAGCTCCGGATGTTCCAGCTTCACTAGCTCCTTCAGACAGATGAGCCCTTGCCTCTCTATCCCTCATGAACTTGGTAGGCTTGAAGTGGGGGTGTAGAATCCAGCATTGGCTCCTCTTATGGCCCTGCTTCTTGCAATGATCACACTTCCCTCCAAACTTTCCTTCCTCAGTCCTGTAAGCCGCTTTGTTTGCTTGGATAGCATCAGCTTGATTCGCAAGTGTGAGCTCCCCCTTTCCTCCAAACAGCCCAACTGATCCCTCCTCTCTTTGTATCTGAGCGCACACATCTTCAAGGGAGGGGAGCTTTGGTGATCTCAAGATGTGCTTGATGAGGTCATTAAAGACCGGATTCAAGGTGAGCAACAAACCAAACACTTGATCCTGCTCTCTTCTCTCCATGAGAACATCTTGATCAGTGGTGTTAGGCCTCAGCATCTCTAGCTCAGACCATAAGGCTCTGAACTTTCCCAAGTGTTTAGTAAACTCCACCTCCTCTTGCACAAATGTGTTGATCGATCTCTTCAACTCAAACACACGGCTCAGATTAGAGATGTTACCGTAGACCTTTTGGAGTTTGTATCCCACAGGTCCTTTGGCGTCTCACAGTAGCTGTAGGCTTCCAGGATTGAGGCTTCAAGTGACCCATGTAGTACCGTAAGCACTTTCAAGTCATCTTGATCCCACTTCTCTTGATCTACCACCATCAGTTCTTGACCGCCTTCTCCTTCTTTAGCAACTGGTCTCGGAGCTCCATCAGAGATATGGCTCCATAACCCCTTGCTCCCAACTGCCGCTTTCACCAAGCAAGACCACAACAGGTAGTTAGTACCACCCTTCAACGTAACCGCAACCGAGAGAGCCTTGCTCTTGCTTTCTTCCATTCCAAATGCTTAAGAACAACCGTAAATGAAATGAAACTGAAGATTACTGAGATTAGAAACCAGGAAATGAGCAACCTGGCTCTGATACCATATAAGATTAAGAGAATGAAATGATTTAGAGAAGATTAAGGAACAGAATGAGAGATTATGAAGATATTAGACAAGAATCATGGTTAAGAGAGTATGAACTTAGAGAGATAAACTCAGAACTGTGTAATCTTTCATTAAGGACATGAGTTACAATATATAGTGTGAGAACATAAGGGTTTTCGGATTCAAAGGGAAGCTAAAGCATGTGAAGTCAATATGGGAAGGAAAAGTTCATTTGGACCGGCCAATTAGCTTCTCCACATGCGCGGAGCATCTAGCATCTTGGACCAAGATGCTCTTGCCTTTCCAGCTGTTCCAGCCTGTCAAGCCGCGCTCTTCCTTATCTCCCAACGGTCTGATCCATCAAGGTAAAGCTTCTTCCCTTCTCATGAGTTACCCGGGTAACTCCTTTACCCTTGTCAAGGTTTTACCCATCCATATGTGTACGGATGGTACGGCCATGTACGTACAGTACGGACTGGCTGATGTAGAACCTCACCCAAACATTCCCATGCTTCAACTCATCTCCTTAGCCTCAACTCCTCACTTGCTTCACACATATACTCAACTCATTTCAACACTCCCCCTCAAGCTTAGCTTTGTGAAAGCCTAAGCTTGGAAACCATGAGACCTTCCTCATTAACCAGATAATATTAGCTAAGTTGCTGGTTAGATGGATTTGGTTGCTAAGCTAGGATATGGTATATAGGATACCTCTGAAGTTAGATTTGATTTGATGTGGCTTGCAACATTGTAGAGGTGATGTAATAACCCTCTCTTCGGGATAAAATGGTTGAGACAGCTTGTCTTCTAACAACTTCACTGTGACCAGCCTTTTCTTTAGATATTCGTATCCACAGTCGATCGATGGTCGAGTAAGATTGTCGATCGAAACTTCAGATTAGATTGCATTCTGTCTCCAGATCATGTCCATCTCCTCTTTCAGCTCATCCATGCGTGTAGTCAGCCTGTAAATGCTTTCATTAAGTGGGTAGTAGACATCATCGAGCCTCCTGTAGGTATCATCTAATGACATCTCCTGGGATCTGCAGATACCGTGTACCATATCATCAATATCTGCTCTGCTGTAGCTTCTCAGACTAGGCAATATTCTGTTGAATTTCTCTGCATGCTCTGGGA
The DNA window shown above is from Brassica oleracea var. oleracea cultivar TO1000 chromosome C3, BOL, whole genome shotgun sequence and carries:
- the LOC106330621 gene encoding uncharacterized mitochondrial protein AtMg00820-like — translated: MSLDTSYIPRTYEEEMKDKEWRDSVADEADAMIKNGTWYESELPKGKKAVSCKWIFTIKYLPDGTIDRKKTRLVARGFTQTYGEDYIDTFALVAKLHTIRIILSIATNLGWDL